A single region of the Coprobacter tertius genome encodes:
- a CDS encoding NAD(P)/FAD-dependent oxidoreductase: MGKKHVLVLGCNFAGLTVARFIREQAKDNVKITVIDRKNYINFIPNIPIEVFNGHNPADNLEFMFEKFLKHDKSEFIQGEIEEIDPVNRSVTYKPNERDGSPSEKISYDYLVIALGARLAYDKIEGFEEYGHTFSDTFYGNKVREYLYNEYKGGPIAIGSDRFIQGKSPKLPKIPVALAACEGPPVELGFSFADWLKRHKLGDAKIITLFTPAKTIAEDAGKKILNQLLPIVNNMGFGYINDTVGIKRIYKEGIEFRNGNSLEAELKIVFPNWEAHEFMKGLPIVDDQGFVVTDLYMRNPDYPEIFAVGDAASLTVPKLGAIGHMQAEIVSKMIANEVGEKKDVDPLNPMVVCFGDMGSHKGFYMHTNEWWGGDISVLKMGYTPYLLKMGFKNMYYTLGGKVPSWGIPLSEFVADHTLV, translated from the coding sequence ATGGGGAAAAAGCATGTTTTAGTTTTAGGCTGTAATTTCGCAGGTCTGACGGTTGCAAGATTTATTCGAGAGCAAGCCAAAGACAATGTGAAAATCACGGTGATCGATCGTAAAAATTACATTAACTTCATTCCGAATATTCCTATCGAGGTATTTAATGGACATAATCCGGCCGACAATCTTGAATTTATGTTTGAAAAATTCCTTAAACATGACAAATCGGAATTTATACAAGGTGAGATAGAAGAAATAGACCCAGTTAATCGAAGCGTCACGTATAAACCCAATGAAAGAGACGGTTCTCCTTCTGAAAAAATAAGTTATGATTATCTGGTAATAGCCCTCGGAGCACGCTTGGCATACGATAAAATTGAAGGTTTCGAAGAATACGGTCATACATTCTCCGATACTTTTTACGGAAATAAAGTACGAGAATATCTCTACAATGAATATAAAGGCGGTCCGATAGCAATCGGATCGGACAGATTTATACAAGGGAAAAGCCCTAAACTGCCGAAAATTCCTGTTGCCCTGGCCGCTTGTGAAGGGCCTCCCGTAGAACTCGGTTTTTCATTTGCCGACTGGCTTAAACGCCACAAACTCGGAGACGCAAAAATAATTACCTTATTCACTCCCGCTAAAACAATTGCAGAAGATGCCGGTAAAAAAATCCTCAATCAATTATTACCGATTGTAAATAATATGGGATTCGGATATATAAACGACACCGTGGGCATAAAACGTATTTACAAAGAAGGAATAGAATTTCGGAATGGAAATTCACTCGAAGCGGAATTGAAAATCGTATTTCCAAACTGGGAAGCACACGAATTTATGAAAGGACTACCTATTGTAGATGATCAAGGATTCGTAGTAACGGATCTTTACATGAGAAATCCCGACTATCCCGAAATTTTCGCTGTCGGCGATGCAGCTTCTTTAACGGTTCCCAAGCTGGGCGCTATAGGACATATGCAGGCCGAAATCGTTTCAAAAATGATCGCTAATGAGGTTGGTGAGAAAAAAGATGTCGATCCGCTTAATCCAATGGTAGTCTGTTTCGGAGATATGGGAAGTCACAAAGGATTTTACATGCATACCAACGAATGGTGGGGAGGAGATATCAGTGTACTTAAAATGGGATATACCCCCTATCTGCTTAAAATGGGATTCAAAAACATGTATTATACTTTGGGTGGGAAAGTTCCGAGCTGGGGAATTCCTCTTTCAGAATTTGTCGCAGACCATACCCTTGTATAA
- a CDS encoding response regulator has protein sequence MKKILLLDDKETIAKIVSIYLSSEFEIIYFDNAIKGIQWLLEGNLPDLIITDLRMPEMRGDEFLYYVKNNQLLKSIPVIILSSEDSTSERIKLLQDGAEDYIIKPFNPIELKIRIKKIVS, from the coding sequence ATGAAAAAAATTTTATTGCTTGATGATAAAGAAACTATTGCTAAAATTGTTTCTATATATCTTTCTTCAGAATTCGAGATAATATATTTCGATAATGCGATAAAAGGGATACAATGGTTGCTGGAGGGGAATTTACCCGATCTTATAATTACAGATCTTCGGATGCCTGAGATGAGAGGAGACGAATTCTTATACTATGTAAAAAATAATCAACTGTTAAAATCTATTCCCGTTATTATTTTGTCCAGTGAAGACAGTACTTCTGAGCGAATAAAGTTACTTCAGGATGGTGCAGAGGATTATATTATAAAACCATTTAATCCTATCGAGCTTAAAATTAGAATTAAAAAAATAGTATCCTGA
- a CDS encoding sugar transferase, producing the protein MSNRIIYIGENEETIDHFRQLSAGEMVFTQVFASDLKKLLKSANNDFFSIFMWEKDNNAKNFDYIRRIKKDIPTAYFVLVTSGLKEEECSLYLKYGFNDTVSPTVNKDDFQKQVDFLRNCFVNRKEEQNINEKDQICGFKLPLWKRSFDIAFSFGALVVLSPVFLLTALAIRLESKGPIIYKSKRAGSNYHIFDFLKFRSMYTGADKRLKEFNDLNQYKQNGNKEDNIINEKDSEVEKDSFLFGDDSVLDDNMLIGDDYIISETDYQSRSQNKRDNAFVKFENDPRITKVGRYIRKYSIDELPQLINILKGDMSVVGNRPLPLYEAELLTKDEYIDRFMAPAGLTGLWQVEKRGSSGTLSAEERKQLDIRYAASFSFMMDMKIIMKTLTAFIQKENV; encoded by the coding sequence ATGTCGAATCGGATTATATATATAGGTGAAAATGAAGAGACTATAGACCATTTTCGACAATTATCTGCTGGGGAAATGGTTTTTACTCAGGTTTTTGCGTCCGATCTGAAGAAATTGTTAAAATCTGCAAATAATGATTTCTTTAGCATTTTTATGTGGGAAAAAGACAATAATGCGAAAAACTTTGATTATATACGTCGTATCAAAAAAGATATTCCTACTGCTTATTTTGTACTCGTTACCTCTGGTTTAAAAGAAGAAGAGTGTTCGTTATATCTTAAATATGGTTTTAACGATACGGTTTCTCCTACTGTAAATAAAGATGATTTTCAAAAACAGGTAGATTTTTTGCGAAATTGTTTTGTTAATCGAAAGGAGGAACAGAACATAAATGAAAAGGATCAGATATGTGGGTTTAAATTACCTTTATGGAAAAGATCATTTGATATTGCTTTTTCTTTTGGAGCCCTTGTTGTTCTATCTCCGGTGTTTCTTTTAACCGCATTAGCGATACGACTGGAAAGTAAAGGACCGATCATTTATAAATCGAAAAGGGCCGGAAGTAATTATCATATTTTCGATTTTTTAAAATTCCGTTCGATGTATACCGGGGCAGATAAGCGGTTGAAAGAATTTAATGACTTAAATCAGTATAAACAGAATGGAAATAAGGAAGATAATATAATAAATGAGAAAGATTCCGAGGTTGAAAAAGATTCTTTCTTGTTTGGAGATGATTCTGTACTCGATGATAATATGCTTATCGGCGACGACTATATAATTTCAGAAACGGATTATCAGTCCCGATCTCAAAATAAACGGGATAATGCTTTTGTAAAATTCGAAAATGATCCCCGTATCACGAAGGTAGGGCGATATATACGTAAATATAGTATAGATGAGCTTCCTCAACTTATAAATATTCTTAAAGGAGATATGTCGGTTGTAGGAAATCGACCTTTACCACTTTATGAAGCCGAACTGCTCACCAAAGACGAATATATCGATCGTTTTATGGCTCCGGCAGGACTTACCGGTTTGTGGCAGGTCGAGAAACGGGGTAGTTCCGGAACTTTATCGGCTGAAGAGAGAAAGCAATTGGATATACGGTATGCAGCGAGTTTTTCTTTTATGATGGATATGAAAATTATAATGAAAACGTTAACTGCATTTATTCAAAAAGAGAATGTTTAA
- a CDS encoding TolC family protein, whose amino-acid sequence MNKRLFCIVILILCLPFLGNAQNGRSDVESAKAVIAKLSEIDSISVSESELFDLRDIQLPPLSVFLESVEKHPTVRVYDAKREEAEAELKVEKRKWLDYFRITGNYQYGKLFSANQVTDHDNATSYYTFNGNTNNLYNIGVSMSIPLGDLIGGQKQSVLASKARLRQMEYDYATTVENRKLVVLEAYNKVQQELAVLKAKAEAAVLYNAQMKISEQDFINGKIDIIALSMERSRRSAALVAYESGRVALQNAITLLEMLTNVKIMER is encoded by the coding sequence ATGAATAAGAGATTGTTTTGTATTGTGATCTTGATTTTATGTTTGCCGTTTCTTGGAAATGCGCAAAATGGCAGAAGCGATGTCGAATCTGCCAAAGCAGTAATTGCAAAGCTTTCTGAGATCGATTCCATTTCGGTCTCCGAATCAGAATTATTCGATCTCAGGGATATACAATTACCACCGTTATCGGTGTTTCTCGAGTCGGTTGAAAAGCATCCTACTGTAAGGGTATATGATGCTAAAAGAGAGGAAGCTGAGGCCGAGTTGAAAGTCGAGAAACGTAAATGGCTCGACTATTTCCGTATAACGGGTAATTATCAGTACGGGAAACTTTTTTCGGCTAACCAAGTAACTGATCATGATAATGCGACCTCTTATTATACGTTTAACGGCAATACCAATAATCTGTATAATATAGGGGTTTCGATGTCGATACCTTTAGGCGATCTTATCGGAGGACAGAAACAAAGCGTATTGGCTTCTAAAGCCCGTTTACGCCAAATGGAGTACGATTATGCGACTACGGTAGAAAACCGTAAGCTTGTTGTTCTCGAGGCGTATAACAAGGTACAACAAGAGTTAGCCGTTCTTAAAGCCAAAGCGGAAGCTGCAGTTTTATACAATGCTCAGATGAAGATCTCCGAACAAGATTTCATTAACGGAAAAATAGATATTATAGCATTATCGATGGAGAGAAGTCGTCGTTCTGCTGCTCTTGTGGCGTATGAGTCGGGTAGAGTCGCTTTACAAAATGCCATCACTTTACTTGAAATGTTGACTAATGTAAAAATTATGGAGCGATAA
- a CDS encoding GumC family protein: MNNVSLFISRFLYRIRYQLIFGSVIVTLLVAYFTQFLPKKYTVNTTIFTGIVSMATLEDEGTSANYQMVNNTFDNLISLLRSQATLENVSLHLFAMNMIYGDPEKDNHYITADNFQRLQKKVPDEIKSLIDKKSVDKTVENLKKIIIPTSENFMYSLLNGHDPYYSYDALKKVQIMRMGNSDMINLTYTADDPGIATNTVKLFNKELLSNYNELRYKSTNDVIEYFRKEVEQRRKELKEQEDGLTKYNTENNVINYGEQTKATAHAYSNYEDRYEETLREYQSSQKLLESLEAQMETRTKLYHVNDEFLKTLDEISTINGKITEIETFTLDSGKESNVELLKYKNQLKKAEQKIKQISNKMDEYQYSKEGVAIPDMVSEWLKALVQNTKAKAELKVLDDRLKDFHQKYSNFSPVGTGIKRREREIDVTERSYLEMLHFLNLAYLRKKNIELTTAGLNTVTAPSFPLSPNRGKRLFYIIAAFFGSLIIITGYNLMIEMLDRTLRDAQRTQMLTGTKVFAVFSGKSRLRFRGFSKTWNRISAAFLCNKIDKYLQEEKIVCVNLLSIEQKEGKSFISKYMIDEWEKQGLKVCYLQMGKDFTVNSSYLLASGFDTLYPNMAEEKPQILLVEYQALQQHSIPSAFLKKADINLVIANAKRVWKKSDEEVLEHIKEIAGNTPVYICLNNADREAVEDYTGKLPPRSSRHLLAVKMMHMGLTAKGDAI, encoded by the coding sequence ATGAATAACGTATCTTTATTTATTTCCCGTTTTTTGTATCGTATCCGGTATCAATTGATATTCGGGAGTGTGATCGTTACTTTACTGGTAGCTTATTTTACACAATTCCTACCTAAGAAATATACTGTAAATACGACTATTTTTACTGGTATCGTATCGATGGCTACTTTAGAAGATGAAGGTACGTCTGCCAATTATCAGATGGTGAATAATACGTTCGATAATCTTATTAGTTTATTAAGGTCCCAAGCTACTTTAGAGAACGTATCATTGCATCTTTTTGCTATGAATATGATATATGGTGATCCAGAGAAAGATAATCATTATATTACTGCCGATAATTTTCAGCGGTTGCAAAAAAAAGTTCCCGATGAGATTAAGTCTTTAATAGATAAAAAATCTGTAGATAAGACGGTTGAAAATTTGAAAAAAATTATTATTCCTACTTCCGAAAACTTTATGTATTCTTTGCTTAACGGCCATGATCCCTATTATAGTTATGATGCGTTGAAAAAAGTACAGATTATGCGTATGGGGAATAGTGATATGATAAATCTCACTTATACGGCCGATGATCCGGGGATCGCCACTAATACTGTGAAATTATTTAATAAAGAATTATTGAGTAATTATAACGAATTGCGGTATAAGTCGACAAATGACGTTATCGAATATTTTAGAAAAGAGGTCGAACAAAGACGGAAAGAATTGAAAGAACAAGAAGACGGGTTGACAAAATACAATACCGAAAACAATGTGATAAATTACGGAGAACAGACCAAGGCGACGGCTCATGCCTACAGTAATTACGAAGATCGTTATGAGGAGACTTTGAGAGAGTATCAAAGTTCTCAAAAATTACTCGAATCTTTAGAGGCTCAGATGGAAACCCGTACTAAATTATATCATGTAAATGATGAATTTTTGAAAACTCTTGACGAAATATCGACCATTAATGGAAAGATTACCGAAATTGAAACATTTACATTAGATAGTGGAAAAGAAAGCAATGTAGAATTATTGAAATATAAAAATCAGCTGAAGAAAGCTGAACAAAAAATAAAACAAATATCGAATAAGATGGACGAATACCAGTACTCCAAAGAAGGAGTAGCGATACCAGATATGGTTTCGGAATGGTTGAAAGCTCTTGTTCAGAATACTAAAGCGAAGGCCGAATTGAAAGTTCTTGATGATCGGTTAAAGGATTTCCACCAAAAATACAGTAATTTTTCTCCTGTAGGTACCGGTATAAAGCGGCGAGAAAGAGAAATCGATGTGACCGAGCGTTCTTATCTCGAGATGTTGCATTTTTTGAATTTGGCTTATTTAAGAAAGAAAAATATCGAGCTTACGACAGCCGGACTGAATACTGTTACAGCTCCTTCATTTCCTTTATCTCCCAATAGGGGAAAACGTTTATTCTACATTATAGCGGCGTTTTTCGGAAGCCTTATTATCATAACGGGATATAATCTTATGATCGAAATGCTCGATCGTACCCTTCGGGATGCGCAACGTACACAGATGCTTACCGGGACAAAAGTATTTGCTGTATTTTCAGGAAAAAGTCGTCTTCGTTTCCGTGGTTTTTCAAAAACATGGAATCGTATTTCTGCAGCCTTTCTTTGCAATAAAATCGATAAATATCTTCAGGAAGAGAAAATCGTATGTGTTAATTTGCTGAGTATAGAGCAGAAAGAAGGCAAAAGTTTTATTTCCAAATATATGATCGATGAATGGGAGAAGCAGGGCCTAAAAGTATGTTATCTGCAAATGGGTAAAGATTTTACAGTCAATTCATCGTATTTGCTTGCCTCTGGTTTCGATACCCTTTATCCGAATATGGCAGAAGAAAAACCACAGATATTGTTAGTCGAATATCAAGCGTTGCAACAGCATAGTATTCCTTCTGCTTTTTTGAAGAAGGCCGATATCAATCTTGTAATTGCTAATGCCAAACGTGTTTGGAAGAAAAGTGACGAGGAGGTCCTTGAGCATATTAAAGAAATCGCGGGAAACACACCGGTATATATTTGTTTGAATAATGCCGATCGGGAGGCCGTTGAAGATTATACCGGTAAACTACCTCCCCGGTCATCGAGACATTTACTTGCCGTGAAAATGATGCATATGGGATTGACTGCAAAAGGGGATGCCATATAA
- a CDS encoding O-antigen ligase family protein, producing the protein MNELDNTLETINIWKKWVRILIFLGLAGVVVSLSIDNILVSGGIIVFPLLLVAVLVFLQYPVSLLYLIFTLNYFLMGIFRYINIEGISVIMDVLLMSEFLIIIIHSYWKRDIDWKPAKNALVIFSLIWMLYCILEILNPTGVLKGWVLSRGLIFNGFILSLIVSLIITKQNQVKTIVFLYASFTLLAILKALMQKYIGFDAGEQRWLAGGGAVTHIIQTGTRYFSFFTDAGNFGSNMGCSGIIFGILAFIMKNNLLKIFYALASLLSLYAMFMSGTRGAMVVPLVGLAFYIIICKNYKAFAVGALLLSLIYCFFAFTYIGQENAMIRRMRSAFRPTEDASFNVRRENQKKLAEYLKYRPFGEGLGLSGVENRDISLRFTTSIPNDSWYVKIWVETGIVGLIIYLGGLIIVMIKCARVVMFKIKNKELAGILGGLLCGIFGMLVSAYGNPFWGQFPTMIIAYIFLGIILKGPYLEKLQDVEYSKC; encoded by the coding sequence ATGAACGAATTAGATAACACTCTGGAGACAATCAATATCTGGAAAAAGTGGGTGCGAATACTCATCTTTCTGGGATTGGCGGGTGTTGTTGTTTCGTTATCTATCGATAATATTCTTGTATCGGGAGGCATAATTGTATTCCCTCTGTTGTTAGTTGCCGTATTGGTATTTCTTCAGTATCCCGTATCTCTTTTGTATCTTATTTTTACCTTGAATTATTTTTTGATGGGAATATTCCGATATATAAATATCGAGGGAATAAGTGTTATAATGGATGTATTGTTGATGAGCGAGTTTTTGATTATTATAATACATAGCTACTGGAAACGGGATATAGATTGGAAACCGGCAAAAAATGCACTGGTAATTTTCAGCTTGATCTGGATGTTATATTGTATTCTTGAAATATTAAATCCGACTGGTGTGTTAAAAGGCTGGGTATTATCGAGAGGCCTGATATTTAATGGGTTTATTTTGTCGTTGATCGTATCGCTGATTATTACAAAACAAAATCAGGTAAAAACAATCGTGTTTTTATATGCAAGTTTTACGTTATTAGCTATTTTAAAAGCTCTTATGCAAAAGTACATCGGTTTCGATGCTGGGGAGCAGAGATGGCTGGCAGGCGGAGGTGCGGTTACCCATATTATACAAACAGGTACTCGTTACTTTTCATTTTTTACTGATGCCGGTAATTTTGGATCTAATATGGGATGTTCCGGAATAATTTTCGGTATACTTGCGTTTATAATGAAAAATAATCTGTTAAAAATATTTTACGCTCTGGCTTCGTTGTTATCTTTGTATGCTATGTTTATGTCGGGTACCCGTGGAGCAATGGTGGTACCTTTAGTTGGTTTAGCTTTTTATATTATCATATGTAAAAATTATAAGGCGTTTGCGGTAGGTGCATTATTATTATCCCTGATATATTGTTTTTTTGCTTTTACCTATATAGGACAAGAAAATGCGATGATACGCAGAATGAGAAGTGCTTTTCGTCCTACTGAGGATGCATCGTTTAATGTGCGCAGAGAAAACCAGAAAAAATTGGCCGAGTATCTTAAATATCGTCCTTTCGGAGAGGGACTCGGTCTTTCTGGGGTTGAGAATCGGGATATTTCTTTACGTTTTACAACCAGTATTCCTAATGATTCCTGGTATGTGAAAATCTGGGTAGAAACGGGTATTGTAGGGCTAATAATTTATCTGGGAGGTCTTATTATCGTAATGATAAAATGTGCTCGGGTGGTAATGTTTAAAATAAAAAATAAGGAACTGGCAGGTATCCTTGGCGGTTTGCTATGCGGAATTTTCGGTATGCTTGTAAGCGCATATGGGAATCCGTTTTGGGGACAATTCCCGACGATGATTATTGCATATATATTTTTAGGGATCATTTTGAAAGGTCCCTATTTAGAAAAATTGCAGGATGTGGAATACAGTAAATGTTGA
- a CDS encoding glycosyltransferase yields the protein MDINSFFNFDNGEDIFRIVDAVLFLIFAVFVLYLFIFAVKSTGKTVNKYPPAEKLYKFAILFPAYMEDLVIVNSVKSFLAQKYPRDKYDIYVISAEMKEKTDRELESLSATVIRVDDTCHTKIKALQKATDYIVENKLDYDVVVVLDADNVVDSDFLEQLNNAFYSGCSAVQTHRVAKNMNTSVAVLDAVSEEMNNSIFRKGHTKLGFSAGLIGSGMAFDYDTFMSIIYDASSIGEDKQLEVLLLKQNIYIEYLSDVHTYDEKVKKSSQFYNQRKRWLFSQVHNLFLGAKGLPKALFNGNWDYCNKLFQWIMPPRIMLLGSILIIACLILPFSFYLSIKWFVLFAVLCITLALAIPDYLVNGRLLKAIFYVPILFLLMLLNHFRIFNRKNTFSHTPHDE from the coding sequence ATGGATATTAACTCTTTTTTTAATTTTGATAATGGTGAAGATATTTTCAGAATAGTAGATGCCGTACTGTTTCTCATCTTTGCTGTGTTTGTTTTGTATCTGTTTATATTTGCCGTAAAATCGACCGGGAAAACGGTGAATAAATATCCACCTGCGGAAAAATTATACAAATTTGCGATTTTATTTCCGGCTTATATGGAAGATTTGGTAATCGTAAATTCTGTTAAAAGTTTCTTAGCTCAGAAATATCCGAGGGATAAATATGATATTTATGTTATCTCGGCAGAAATGAAAGAAAAGACAGATCGTGAACTGGAATCCTTATCTGCAACAGTGATTCGGGTCGATGATACTTGTCATACTAAAATAAAGGCATTGCAAAAAGCAACTGATTATATTGTGGAAAACAAGCTCGATTACGATGTCGTTGTCGTTCTGGATGCCGATAATGTGGTCGATTCCGATTTTCTCGAGCAATTGAATAATGCGTTTTATTCAGGTTGCTCTGCTGTGCAAACGCATCGTGTAGCTAAAAATATGAATACCAGTGTAGCTGTTTTAGATGCAGTGAGCGAAGAAATGAATAATTCGATTTTTCGTAAAGGACATACCAAGCTCGGGTTCTCAGCCGGACTTATCGGTTCGGGAATGGCTTTCGATTATGATACATTTATGAGCATTATCTATGATGCCAGTTCGATTGGAGAAGATAAGCAACTTGAGGTTTTATTATTAAAGCAAAATATATATATCGAATACCTTAGCGATGTACATACTTATGATGAAAAGGTAAAAAAGAGTTCTCAATTTTATAATCAGAGGAAGAGATGGTTGTTCAGCCAAGTGCATAATCTTTTTCTGGGTGCTAAAGGTTTACCGAAAGCATTATTTAATGGGAATTGGGATTATTGCAATAAATTATTCCAATGGATTATGCCTCCGAGAATTATGCTTTTAGGAAGCATACTTATTATTGCTTGTTTGATATTGCCGTTTAGTTTTTATTTGTCGATAAAATGGTTCGTTTTATTTGCTGTATTGTGTATTACGTTAGCTTTAGCTATACCGGATTATTTGGTCAATGGTCGTTTGCTGAAAGCAATATTTTATGTACCGATATTATTTTTGCTGATGTTGTTAAATCATTTCAGAATATTTAATCGGAAAAATACTTTTTCACATACTCCTCACGACGAATAA
- a CDS encoding glycosyltransferase family 4 protein: MKIAIEAQRIFRPNKHGMDFVALETIRELQKIDCENEYFILVSPGEDRCLSEAANFHIVEIACPTYPLWEQVALPIAVSKIKPDCLHCTSNTAPVFCNVPLILTLHDIIFLEPRQDGNKSWYQNMGRIYRKIVVPIILRRSKKIITVSHFECNRIKTALHLSEEQITAVYNGFNSHFRPLEDIRSVTGRYIPDEDYFFFLGNTDPKKNTLGTLKAYSLYLKNSSVKRSLLVADLKADILDDMLKAAGIEDIKPYIYCPGYIPNSDLVYLYNGAFAFLYTSFRESFGIPLLESMACGTPVITSNTSAIPEIAGNGGIFTDPFSPEDIAEKMIALEENETLYNNAVIYGLQRVKLFSWKNTADSLLELYKSFREIKKIN, translated from the coding sequence ATGAAGATAGCGATCGAGGCTCAACGAATTTTCAGACCCAATAAACATGGAATGGATTTTGTCGCTCTGGAAACGATTCGGGAATTACAGAAGATTGATTGTGAAAACGAATATTTTATTCTGGTAAGTCCGGGAGAGGATCGTTGTTTGTCGGAGGCGGCTAATTTTCATATTGTCGAGATAGCATGTCCTACTTATCCTTTGTGGGAGCAGGTTGCCTTGCCGATTGCTGTATCTAAAATAAAGCCCGATTGCCTTCATTGTACCAGTAATACGGCTCCGGTATTTTGTAACGTACCGCTGATACTTACGTTGCATGATATTATATTTCTCGAGCCGAGGCAAGACGGAAACAAATCGTGGTATCAAAATATGGGACGTATCTATCGTAAAATCGTTGTCCCGATTATTTTACGACGGTCTAAGAAGATTATAACCGTATCGCATTTCGAGTGTAATAGGATAAAAACAGCTTTACACCTTTCTGAAGAACAGATTACTGCTGTTTATAATGGATTCAACTCTCATTTCAGGCCATTAGAGGATATTCGCTCGGTTACCGGTAGGTATATTCCCGATGAGGATTATTTCTTTTTTCTGGGGAATACCGATCCGAAGAAAAATACATTGGGAACGTTAAAAGCTTACAGTTTATATCTGAAAAATTCTTCGGTAAAGCGGAGTTTGTTGGTTGCCGATCTTAAGGCGGATATTTTAGACGATATGTTGAAAGCAGCCGGAATCGAGGATATAAAACCTTATATATACTGTCCGGGATATATTCCTAATAGTGATTTGGTTTATTTGTATAATGGGGCGTTTGCGTTTCTATATACTTCTTTCAGAGAAAGTTTCGGTATTCCTCTATTGGAGTCGATGGCATGTGGAACTCCTGTGATTACCAGTAATACGTCTGCTATTCCGGAGATTGCAGGAAACGGTGGTATATTTACCGATCCGTTTTCTCCGGAAGATATTGCCGAAAAGATGATTGCATTAGAAGAAAATGAAACGTTATATAATAATGCGGTAATTTACGGATTACAACGTGTAAAATTATTTTCATGGAAAAATACGGCGGATTCTCTGCTGGAATTATACAAATCTTTTCGAGAGATTAAAAAAATAAATTGA